From one Sardina pilchardus chromosome 6, fSarPil1.1, whole genome shotgun sequence genomic stretch:
- the pmvk gene encoding phosphomevalonate kinase, with amino-acid sequence MSTTNSPLILIFSGKRKSGKDYVTDLIHKGLGDDTCCILRLSGPLKEQYAKEHGLDFGELLGAGQYKERYRADMIQWGERMREQDPGFFCRLAIRQAKQPVWIISDARRMSDLQWFWREFPQQCRCVRVEASEQIRLQRGWKFTPGIDDAESECGLDQGVKFDWIINNNGEAELLEEQLKELFVLAKEKSAHNNGQQRSINS; translated from the exons ATGTCCACTACAAACTCCCCACTAATACTGATATTTAGTGGTAAACGCAAATCAGGCAAGGATTATGTAACCGACTTGATTCATAAAGG GTTGGGTGATGATACATGCTGCATCCTGCGTCTGTCTGGGCCCCTGAAAGAACAGTATGCAAAA GAGCATGGGCTGGACTTCGGCGAGTTGCTGGGAGCGGGCCAGTATAAGGAGCGATACAGAGCCGACATGATCCAgtggggagagaggatgagggagcAGGATCCCGGATTCTTCTGCCGGCTGGCCATCAGACAGGCAAAACAGCCTGTGTGG ATCATCAGTGATGCGCGGCGCATGTCGGACCTGCAGTGGTTCTGGAGGGAGTTTCCTCAGCAGTGtcgctgtgtgcgtgtggaggcTTCGGAGCAGATCAGATTGCAGAGGGGATGGAAGTTCACTCCAG GTATTGACGATGCCGAGTCAGAGTGTGGTCTCGATCAGGGAGTTAAGTTTGACTGGATAATTAACAACAATGGAGAAGCTGAACTTTTGGAAGAACAGCTGAAAGAACTATTTGTGCTAGCGAAGGAAAAATCTGCACACAATAATGGACAGCAAAGAAGTATTAACAGTTAA
- the decr1 gene encoding 2,4-dienoyl-CoA reductase, mitochondrial, which yields MASSLLGRVAAFKRDITLPVKTFTLLRAFSNGTHALRKDSPPPQAVFFPPTEVPMLAPGTFKNKVAFITGGGTGLGRGMTTTLSSLGAECVIASRKLDVLEKTAAEISAQTGNKVHALKCDVRDPASIEAAVTKLISDVGLPDVVINNAAGNFVSPSEKLSANAWRTITDIVLNGTAFVTLEIGKRLIKAEKGAAFLAITTIYAESGSGFVVPSAAAKAGVEAMCKSLAAEWGRYGMRFNVIQPGPIRTKGAFSRLDPTGMFEKSMIDRIPTGRLGTPGEIANLAAYLCSDYASWVSGAVIRMDGGEYVSMAGEFNELRKVTQEQWSMLETMIRGTKGS from the exons ATGGCAAGTTCATTGTTGGGGCGCGTAGCTGCATTCAAACGTGATATAACTCTACCAGTCAAAACATTCACACTTTTACGG GCCTTCAGTAATGGGACTCATGCACTGCGCAAGGACTCTCCACCTCCTCAAGCTGTGTTCTTCCCCCCTACCGAAGTGCCAATGTTGGCCCCGGGGACGTTCAAAAATAAAGTGGCGTTCATCACAGGAGGGGGGACAGGTTTAGGTCGAGGAATGACAACTACCCTGTCAAGCTTAGGTGCTGAGTGCGTCATTGCAAGCAG aAAGCTTGATGTTCTGGAAAAGACTGCTGCTGAAATTTCAGCACAGACTGGAAACAAG GTCCATGCTTTGAAGTGTGATGTGCGGGACCCGGCATCCATAGAGGCTGCTGTGACGAAGCTGATCAGTGACGTGGGTCTTCCTGAT GTGGTAATCAACAATGCTGCGGGTAATTTCGTCTCCCCCTCAGAGAAGCTGTCTGCGAATGCCTGGAGGACCATCACAGACATTGTGCTGAACGGCACGGCCTTTGTAACGCTGGAAATTGGAAAGCGCCTTATCAAAGCTGAAAAAG gGGCAGCGTTCTTGGCCATCACCACCATCTATGCGGAGAGCGGCTCTGGCTTTGTGGTCCCCAGTGCCGCGGCCAAGGCTGGCGTGGAAGCGATGTGCAA GTCCCTGGCCGCCGAGTGGGGCCGCTACGGCATGAGGTTCAACGTGATTCAGCCCGGACCAATCAGGACCAAG GGTGCGTTCAGTCGTTTGGATCCCACCGGGATGTTCGAGAAGTCAATGATTGACAGGATTCCGACTGGCCGTCTGGGAACGCCAGGAGAGATTGCAAACCTCGCCGCCTACCTCTGCAGTGACTATGCCAGCTGGGTTTCAGGAgcg GTCATTCGGATGGATGGAGGAGAATATGTGTCCATGGCAGGAGAGTTCAATGAACTCAGAAAG GTCACCCAGGAGCAGTGGTCTATGCTCGAGACCATGATTCGAGGCACAAAAGGCTCCTAA